A stretch of the Malus domestica chromosome 08, GDT2T_hap1 genome encodes the following:
- the LOC108169212 gene encoding transcription factor bHLH143 codes for MGENFGTWIPQQHLGWQPPDPNAIGAPIGLGQQNFVSAYGKLGTNILSINGTMPPYASSELPHPQVGKPNEPHGWFYCLPCIRQAVMPATDNGLKERVSSARHGIPGETFVPNADSAFEQKRLLVNNPCGDQTTLIFSSGMVNPMQCRTSWNPFQQGAYYLDGDDPRNERDFKNLSGAALTDEFKGSDENGAESEMHEDTEELNALLYSDGDSDYTEDDEVTSTGHSPSTMTVHEKQNWFEEVASSDGMDKKRKLFDERYDHVPSVMDTASSMKHNRPLELEDDAESSCACNRSSGLREVDSFTSNKKMRKEKIRETINILQNIIPDGKGKDAMVVLDEAIHYLKSLKLKAKALGLDSL; via the coding sequence ATGGGTGAGAATTTTGGAACCTGGATTCCTCAGCAGCATCTTGGCTGGCAACCACCCGATCCGAATGCCATTGGTGCTCCAATTGGCTTGGGGCAACAAAACTTTGTTTCTGCATATGGGAAACTAGGCACTAATATCCTATCGATAAATGGTACCATGCCACCATATGCATCTTCCGAGTTGCCTCATCCACAAGTCGGCAAACCAAATGAACCTCACGGTTGGTTCTATTGCTTACCCTGTATCAGACAGGCTGTCATGCCTGCCACCGATAATGGTCTCAAAGAGAGAGTTTCTTCTGCCCGTCATGGAATTCCTGGGGAGACATTTGTGCCGAATGCAGACAGTGCCTTTGAACAGAAGAGACTCCTTGTTAACAATCCTTGTGGGGATCAGACAACTTTGATCTTTAGTTCTGGGATGGTGAATCCCATGCAGTGCCGTACTTCTTGGAATCCGTTCCAACAAGGAGCTTATTATTTGGATGGGGATGATCCTCGAAATGAAAgagattttaaaaatttatcggGAGCAGCTTTGACTGATGAATTCAAAGGAAGTGATGAAAATGGTGCTGAAAGTGAGATGCATGAAGACACCGAAGAACTGAATGCCTTGCTCTACTCAGATGGTGATAGCGATTATACCGAGGACGATGAAGTTACTAGCACAGGCCATTCCCCTAGTACAATGACAGTTCATGAAAAGCAAAATTGGTTTGAAGAAGTTGCTAGTTCTGATGGAATGGATAAAAAGCGGAAGCTATTTGATGAACGTTATGATCATGTACCATCTGTCATGGACACTGCGAGTTCCATGAAACACAACCGACCTCTGGAGTTGGAGGATGATGCGGAATCCAGTTGTGCCTGCAACAGAAGTTCTGGATTAAGAGAAGTGGATTCCTTTACCAGCAACAAGAAGATGAGAAAGGAAAAAATCCGTGAAACCATTAACATTCTGCAGAACATAATTCCCGATGGCAAGGGAAAGGATGCGATGGTGGTGCTGGATGAAGCAATCCACTACTTAAAGTCGTTGAAGCTCAAGGCCAAGGCTTTGGGACTCGACTCTCTCTGA